In the Aromatoleum bremense genome, one interval contains:
- the phoR gene encoding phosphate regulon sensor histidine kinase PhoR, producing MTLSARYVWSVAAGTLALIALAALAVGLVAGPLAGLLTMSGSVLLLYVHHVRNLCRLAAWTQKPVGTPPPHGTGTWQYAFAGLARRARLGDEAREQLSVALERFREASEAMPDGVMYLSASDRIEWINTTAGQHFSLDGSQDQGAPVTTLVREPEFVRLLRTRNDAEPVVLRSGRRPGLTLLVQAVPFGDGQKMIVSRDISQLEKLETMRRDFIANVSHELRTPLTVVIGFLETLIDGHEDLEPAEAMRYLRLAFEQSCRMQFLIEDLLTLSALETGAPAAAEEKIVVGPLLADIACDTELLSGGRHDVSLVVAGGSEGAVLLGSGKELRSAFANLASNAVRYTPDGGQIRLIWQRVGGGAEFAVEDTGIGIEARHLPRLTERFYRVDRGRSRETGGTGLGLAIVKHILSRHDAQLHIESEYGKGSRFSARFPAARLARDRSAVRN from the coding sequence ATCACCCTTTCTGCCCGTTACGTCTGGAGCGTTGCGGCCGGTACGCTTGCGCTCATCGCCCTCGCGGCGCTGGCCGTCGGGCTCGTCGCGGGTCCGCTCGCCGGGCTGCTGACGATGAGCGGTAGCGTGCTGCTGCTGTATGTGCACCATGTGCGCAATCTCTGCCGCCTCGCTGCATGGACGCAGAAACCGGTCGGCACGCCGCCGCCGCACGGAACGGGAACCTGGCAGTACGCGTTTGCCGGCCTCGCACGGCGGGCGCGCCTCGGCGACGAGGCGCGCGAGCAGCTCTCGGTCGCGCTGGAGCGTTTTCGCGAAGCGAGCGAGGCGATGCCCGACGGCGTGATGTACCTTTCCGCCAGCGATCGTATCGAGTGGATCAACACCACGGCCGGGCAGCATTTCAGCCTTGACGGCTCGCAAGACCAGGGAGCGCCGGTCACGACCCTCGTGCGCGAACCCGAGTTCGTGCGCCTGCTGAGGACACGGAATGACGCCGAGCCGGTGGTCCTCCGCTCGGGCCGCCGGCCGGGCCTGACGCTGCTGGTGCAGGCCGTGCCGTTCGGCGACGGGCAGAAAATGATCGTGTCGCGCGACATCAGCCAGCTCGAAAAACTCGAAACCATGCGCCGCGACTTCATCGCGAATGTCTCACACGAATTGCGCACGCCGCTGACGGTCGTCATCGGCTTCCTCGAAACACTGATCGACGGGCATGAGGACCTCGAGCCCGCCGAAGCGATGCGTTATCTTCGGCTCGCGTTCGAGCAGTCGTGCCGGATGCAGTTCCTGATCGAAGACCTGCTGACGCTGTCCGCGCTCGAGACCGGCGCCCCGGCGGCGGCCGAAGAGAAGATCGTGGTCGGCCCGTTGCTCGCCGACATCGCCTGCGACACGGAATTGCTGTCGGGCGGGCGCCACGACGTCAGTCTCGTCGTCGCGGGAGGAAGCGAAGGCGCGGTCCTGCTCGGCAGCGGAAAGGAACTGCGTTCGGCGTTTGCGAACCTCGCGAGCAATGCAGTGCGCTACACGCCGGACGGCGGGCAGATTCGCCTGATCTGGCAACGGGTCGGCGGCGGAGCTGAATTCGCGGTCGAAGACACCGGGATCGGTATCGAAGCCCGGCATCTTCCGCGGCTGACGGAACGCTTCTACCGCGTCGACCGCGGACGCTCGCGTGAAACCGGCGGGACCGGACTCGGCCTCGCGATCGTCAAGCACATCCTGTCGCGCCATGACGCGCAGCTGCACATCGAAAGCGAGTATGGCAAGGGCAGCCGCTTCAGTGCGCGGTTTCCTGCGGCGCGTCTCGCGCGGGATCGGTCAGCGGTTCGAAACTGA
- a CDS encoding Tim44 domain-containing protein, whose protein sequence is MKNLLLGLIAVIFTLGFGIPDADAKRLGGGGSFGMQRQMSPSAPRQPSAAPQQTPQGANAVPQKRSWMGPLAGLAAGLGLAALFSHLGLGAEMGSFLMIALLALAALMLFRMLSRRNAAARSGGAMQYAGAPAGGSFPASAPASFPAASSAVAPAPAGNIPANFDAEAFVRQAKVQFIRLQAANDAGNLEDIREFTSPEMFAEIRMQLTERAPGTQRTDVVELNGEVIEVVEEAQRYVVSIRFSGLLREEEGAAPVAFDEVWHLTKPRTGNAGWVVAGIQQLS, encoded by the coding sequence ATGAAAAACCTGCTTCTCGGCCTGATCGCGGTCATTTTCACCCTCGGTTTCGGCATCCCTGACGCCGACGCCAAGCGTCTCGGCGGGGGCGGCAGCTTCGGCATGCAGCGCCAGATGAGCCCGTCGGCGCCGCGCCAGCCGTCGGCCGCGCCGCAGCAGACGCCGCAGGGCGCGAATGCCGTGCCGCAGAAGCGGTCGTGGATGGGCCCGCTCGCCGGGCTGGCCGCCGGCCTCGGGCTGGCTGCGCTCTTCTCGCATCTGGGCCTCGGCGCCGAAATGGGCTCGTTCCTGATGATCGCGCTGCTGGCGCTCGCTGCCCTGATGCTGTTCCGCATGCTGTCGCGTCGCAATGCCGCAGCGCGCTCGGGCGGCGCGATGCAGTACGCCGGCGCTCCTGCCGGCGGGAGCTTCCCCGCTTCTGCGCCGGCAAGCTTCCCCGCTGCCAGCAGCGCGGTGGCGCCTGCGCCAGCGGGCAACATCCCCGCGAACTTCGATGCCGAAGCGTTCGTGCGGCAGGCCAAGGTCCAGTTCATCCGCCTGCAGGCCGCCAACGATGCCGGCAATCTCGAAGACATCCGCGAATTCACGTCACCCGAGATGTTTGCTGAAATCCGCATGCAGCTGACTGAACGCGCTCCGGGGACGCAGCGCACCGACGTCGTGGAGCTGAACGGCGAAGTCATCGAAGTCGTGGAGGAAGCGCAACGCTACGTCGTCAGCATCCGCTTCTCCGGCCTGCTGCGCGAAGAAGAAGGCGCGGCACCAGTGGCGTTCGACGAAGTGTGGCATCTGACCAAACCCAGGACCGGAAACGCCGGGTGGGTCGTCGCGGGCATCCAGCAGCTTTCCTGA
- a CDS encoding HIT family protein: MDCTLCLAEMETTIWRDGSCRVILAGDPDYPGFCRVVWHEHVAEMSDLTAPAQRHLMNVVLATETALRQLMQPDKINLASLGNVVPHLHWHIVPRFRDDKHFPQPVWGIPQREGARREAPAVEALAGAIVTALTELTAG; this comes from the coding sequence ATGGACTGCACCTTGTGTCTTGCCGAAATGGAAACCACTATCTGGCGCGACGGAAGCTGTCGCGTCATCCTGGCCGGTGATCCCGACTACCCCGGTTTCTGCCGGGTCGTGTGGCATGAACACGTCGCCGAAATGAGCGACCTCACCGCACCGGCGCAGCGCCACCTGATGAATGTCGTGCTCGCGACCGAGACCGCGCTGCGCCAGCTGATGCAACCGGACAAGATCAACCTCGCGAGCCTCGGCAATGTCGTGCCGCACCTTCACTGGCACATCGTTCCGCGCTTCCGCGACGACAAGCATTTCCCGCAGCCGGTCTGGGGAATTCCGCAGCGCGAAGGGGCCCGGCGCGAAGCGCCCGCGGTCGAGGCGCTGGCCGGCGCGATCGTCACCGCACTGACCGAGCTGACCGCGGGCTGA
- a CDS encoding gamma-butyrobetaine hydroxylase-like domain-containing protein has protein sequence MAGLDDKTPTPTALTLHRKSRVLEIAFDDGSEFSLPFEYLRVYSPSAEVRGHGAGQEVLQVGKRDVDIVDLEPVGNYAVKPVFSDGHDSGLYSWDYLYWLATQHDTLWQQYLDRLAQEGRSRDPAENPPVPPKSGCGGHKH, from the coding sequence ATGGCCGGACTCGACGACAAAACACCCACCCCCACCGCGCTCACCTTGCACCGCAAATCCCGCGTGCTCGAAATCGCGTTCGACGATGGCAGCGAGTTTTCGCTGCCGTTCGAGTATCTGAGGGTGTATTCCCCCTCGGCAGAGGTGCGCGGACACGGAGCCGGCCAGGAAGTGCTGCAGGTCGGCAAACGCGATGTCGACATCGTCGATCTCGAACCGGTCGGCAACTATGCCGTGAAACCGGTGTTCTCCGACGGACACGACAGCGGCCTGTATTCCTGGGACTACCTGTACTGGCTCGCGACGCAGCACGACACGCTGTGGCAGCAGTATCTCGACCGGCTCGCGCAGGAAGGCCGCAGCCGCGATCCCGCCGAAAATCCACCCGTCCCGCCCAAATCCGGCTGCGGCGGTCACAAGCACTGA
- the ubiE gene encoding bifunctional demethylmenaquinone methyltransferase/2-methoxy-6-polyprenyl-1,4-benzoquinol methylase UbiE — translation MNEKTTHFGFETVAEGEKHKKVAEVFSSVARRYDVMNDLMSFGLHRLWKAFTIQISGVGCGDRVLDVAGGTADLSLAFAKRVGRDGQVWLTDINHAMLSRGRDRVLDRGFALPVAQCDAEKLPFPDNWFDCVTVAFGLRNMTHKDVALAEMRRVLRPGGRLLVLEFSKVWAPLAPAYDFYSFKILPWMGDKVAHDADSYRYLAESIRMHPSQDELKELMERVGLKRVDYFNLTGGVVALHRGYKL, via the coding sequence ATGAACGAAAAGACGACCCATTTCGGCTTCGAGACGGTGGCGGAAGGCGAAAAACACAAAAAAGTCGCCGAGGTGTTTTCCTCGGTCGCCCGCCGCTACGACGTGATGAACGATCTCATGTCCTTCGGCCTGCACCGGCTGTGGAAGGCATTCACGATCCAGATATCGGGAGTCGGCTGCGGCGACCGCGTGCTCGACGTCGCCGGCGGGACAGCAGACCTGTCGCTCGCATTCGCGAAACGGGTCGGCCGCGACGGCCAGGTGTGGCTCACCGACATCAATCACGCGATGCTGTCGCGCGGGCGCGACCGGGTGCTCGACCGCGGCTTCGCGCTGCCGGTCGCGCAATGCGACGCCGAGAAGCTGCCGTTCCCCGACAACTGGTTCGACTGCGTGACGGTTGCGTTCGGCCTACGCAACATGACCCACAAGGACGTCGCGCTCGCCGAGATGCGGCGCGTGCTGCGTCCGGGCGGCCGTCTCCTCGTGCTCGAATTCTCGAAAGTCTGGGCGCCGCTCGCGCCGGCCTACGATTTCTATTCGTTCAAGATCCTGCCCTGGATGGGCGACAAGGTCGCCCACGACGCGGACAGCTACCGTTACCTGGCCGAATCGATCCGGATGCACCCCTCGCAGGACGAACTGAAGGAGCTGATGGAACGAGTCGGCCTGAAGCGAGTCGATTACTTCAACCTGACCGGGGGCGTCGTCGCCCTGCACCGCGGCTACAAGCTCTGA
- the phoB gene encoding phosphate regulon transcriptional regulator PhoB codes for MPANILLVEDESAIQELIAASLTRAGHRVVRASDAEAAQRLLRDALPDLVLLDWMLPGMTGIELARRLRADERTRAIPIIMLTARGEEQDKVAGLESGADDYITKPFSPRELAARITAVLRRRAPQTTEDAVEAGGLRLDPATHRVGCGDRPVALGPTEFRLLHFLMTHPERVHSRAQLLDKVWGDHVFVEDRTVDVHVRRLRAALEPSGHDQLIQTVRGSGYRFSLRVEGGSVQ; via the coding sequence ATGCCTGCGAACATTCTGCTAGTGGAAGACGAATCGGCCATTCAGGAGCTTATCGCCGCCAGCTTGACCCGTGCCGGCCACCGCGTCGTGCGGGCATCCGACGCGGAGGCGGCACAGCGCCTCCTGCGCGACGCGCTGCCCGACCTGGTGTTGCTGGACTGGATGCTGCCGGGCATGACGGGCATCGAACTCGCGCGCCGGCTCAGGGCCGACGAACGGACCCGCGCGATCCCGATCATCATGCTGACGGCGCGCGGCGAAGAGCAGGACAAAGTCGCCGGCCTCGAGAGCGGCGCCGACGACTACATCACCAAGCCGTTCAGCCCGCGCGAGCTGGCAGCCCGGATCACGGCCGTGCTGCGCCGGCGCGCACCGCAAACCACCGAGGACGCGGTCGAGGCGGGCGGCCTGCGGCTCGACCCCGCGACGCACCGCGTCGGCTGCGGGGACAGGCCGGTCGCGCTCGGCCCGACTGAATTCCGCCTGCTGCATTTCCTCATGACTCATCCCGAGCGCGTGCATTCGCGCGCCCAGCTGCTCGACAAGGTGTGGGGCGACCATGTCTTCGTCGAGGACCGCACCGTGGATGTGCATGTGCGGCGCCTGCGTGCGGCGCTCGAGCCGAGCGGGCACGACCAGCTGATCCAGACGGTGCGCGGCAGCGGCTACCGTTTCTCGCTGCGGGTCGAGGGCGGCAGCGTGCAATAA